Genomic window (Betaproteobacteria bacterium):
CGTGGGGCCTGACCAACTCGGCCACCGGATCGCAGGGCGGACGCGGCGGCAGCGGACGCGCCGCGGTGCGGGATCTCGCCTTCACGCATGCCATCGATCGGGCATCGCCGAGTCTCATGCTCGCGTGTGCGACGGCGCAGCGCTTCCCGGACGCGAGGCTGACGGTGCGCCGCCCGGACGCGACGACGACCGACGAGTTCCTGGTCATCACGCTGCAGGACGTCCGCGTAACCAGTGTGGACGCGTCAACGACTGAAGCCGTTGGCGGGCTCGTCGAGCAGGTGACGCTGGCATTCACGCAGGTCGATTACGAGTACCGGCGCCAACTGCCGGACGGTTCCCTCGACACCGGGGTCCACTTCAGATGGGATCTCGAAAGGACCCGCC
Coding sequences:
- a CDS encoding type VI secretion system tube protein Hcp, giving the protein MSTNMFIRIGDIKGESHDNRHEDEIEVVSWTWGLTNSATGSQGGRGGSGRAAVRDLAFTHAIDRASPSLMLACATAQRFPDARLTVRRPDATTTDEFLVITLQDVRVTSVDASTTEAVGGLVEQVTLAFTQVDYEYRRQLPDGSLDTGVHFRWDLERTRPR